The following nucleotide sequence is from Tolumonas lignilytica.
ATAATCCAGATATCTCATGGCCTAAAAAATATGCTGAACTAGGTGCTATTCGTGTTTCTGACTATGAAGACATCAAGAGGGTTTTGGGATGAAATTCAAATGGTCTCAAATTGATGAGCTGCTATTACCAGACCACTATTATCTTAGCCTAGATGATGAATGTTTCTTCCTTGGTGAATATACCGCAAGGCAGGGAGCAAATTATAGCGATACAAATCAGTTGATCATTAATCTCAAAAAGGGTGTTGATCGTAAGGGTAGAACTGAATACAAATACAAGATATCTGCTATTGATGAAGTGGCACAATATCTGGCTAATAACATTAATGCAAAAGGATGGACATTAGTTCCAGTGCCCCCGTCAAAATCAAAAGATGACCCAATGTATGACGATCGCCTAGTACAAATCTTGGCGAAGGCAAAAATGTTAAACAGTGATATAGATTACAGGGAATTAGTTGTTCAGATTGGATCATACCAAGCTGCGCACTTGACTAATGGGAATCGACCACGTCCTGATGCGTTGGCTGATAGGTATCAAATAGACAATTCGTTAATGGGTGGCCTTAGAGACATAATCATATTTGATGATGTTTTAACTGCGGGCAGTCATTTTGCTGCAATGAAGAGATTTATTTCTGACCATGTCCCAGATAAACGGATTGTAGGCTTGTTTGTAGCCAGAACAACGAGAGATTCTGATGACCCATTTGAGGATTTTGAGGTGATAGCTTAATTATTACAGCATGGGTCAGATAACCACTGGTAAATCATCCCAACGTGTCGTATAAGCCGGTGACAAGTTACCACGCTTCATAGCCCACTCCTGCTTCACCCCCTGACCTGCAAACCAGATATTGCCTTTTCCGCTGTGGTTTATCTTGTCGATTACCGTCATAAGTTCTTTGCTGTCTGTCCGACTACTGATCTCATCAAACAAGCTCATCTGATAAATGCCCGGCTCGAAAAAATCAGCCAGCATGATCCCAGCTTTCATGTATCTGTAACCTGGCTTCCAAATACCACGCAGCATTCTTATGGCGTAGAGAATTATGTCTCTGCTGTCATCTGTTGGAATTGGCATTCTTGCGGTGGCAGAGTTTGAGTAATAGGGCTCAGTTTTTGAGAATGGATTGGTTCGCAGGAATACGGTAACCGACTGCGCATATTGTTTTTCTAACCTGAGTTTTTCTGCTGCCCGGACAGCATAATTGCAGATCGCTTCGCGTATATGCTGAAACTGTTTGATACGTTGACCAAACGAGCGTGAGCAGACTATCTGTTTTTTGGTTGGCGACACATCATCAAGTTCAAGACATGATTCGCCATTCAACTCATGGATAGTTCGCTCAAGCACAACGGAAAACTGTTTACGGATCAGCTTTGGATTTGCATTTGCCAATTGCAAAGCCGTTTTAATACCCATCATCTGCAGTTGCTTCGTTAACTTTCGGCCAACACCCCACACTTCCTCTATTGGTGTTATGGATAACAATTTACGCTGCCGGTCACGTGAAGTCAGGTCAACAACTCCGCCGGTTGCCGGATATATCTTTGCAGCATGGTTAGCCAGCTTTGCCAGTGTCTTGGTTGGTGCAATTCCAACGCAAACAGTAATGCCTGTCCACTGGACAACTGTTTGTCTTACCTGTTTGCCGAAATCAACCAATGACATCGCATTTGAAACGCCGGTTAAATCCAAAAAGGATTCGTCTATTGAGTAAACCTCAACTCTTGGTGCCAGCATTTCAAGAACAGACATGACGCGGTTTGAAATATCTGCATATAGAGCATAGTTGGATGAGAACACCTGCACACCGTAGTAGGTGAGTTGATCTTGTATCTGGAAAAGCGGAACGCCCATCTTGATACCGATCTCTTTAGCTTCCCTGGAACGAGCCACCACGCAGCCATCGTTATTTGATAGCACAACGATGGGGGTGTTTTTTAAGTCAGGTCGGAATAGTTTTTCGCATGATGCGTAAAAATTATTGCAGTCAACCAAGGCAAAGGTCTTAGACATGGCGATTCAGCATATTCTTAATGACGTTAGTGACAACACCGAAAATATCAAGTTCCAAACCATCAGTTATCTCGATTAGTTGATATTTTGGGTTATGCGGTATTAATCGGTATGTCGGCTTAGTACAAAGCTCTTTAACTGTCATTTCTCCATTGAGGCAGGCAATAACAATGTGACCGTGCTCTGCAGTGATCGACCGGTCAACAACCAAAATGTCGCCAGGATATATGCCAACACCAATCATGGATAAACCTGAAGCACGAACAAGAAAGGTTGCTGATGGATGGCGAATGCACAACTCGTTTAAATCCAGCGTCTTCTCGATGTAGTCCTGCGCTGGTGATGGAAAGCCCGCTTGAACAGATTCAAGAAACAGCGGAAGTGGGAAGTGTGTTGCTGGGTCTAATTGACCTAATAGTTGTGTTTGCATACGGACAATTACAAATATGTGTACATATATACAGTATATTTGTAACGTTTGGGTTGTCTATAGATGGAAAATAAAAACTCCATGAAGAGGCTGATTAGGAATTAAATAGAAATCAGGAATCAGCGAGCTCTACAAAATCATCATACTGACGAGATAAAACCAGATACTCATCCCTTAGAAGCTGGACGTGTTCAAGCTTTAGTAAAAAAGCAGAATGAAGTAGTCAACTCAAACTGTGGCCAATTTTATTTGATCATTTCACTTTGCTGTTCTCCACACTGCGTATGCTACGGTATTCTCAACATCGATTTGTTCTTGTTGATCTATTGGGAGAGAGCCGATGTTGAGAGACATTTTAATTGCATTAATAATTTGATTTGTGAGGTAAAAAACAGGAAAGAAGCTCCTCCCTGTTTTATTGTGCTGGTGGTTGTTATCGCAGTTGAACAGCAACCGGTTTGTTCACGGGTTGTTTAGCATTCATGCCAACTTTCTTGTATTTAACTACAACGGTCTTCCCTGTTTTGCTATCCACACGTCGTGTGATTGATTCGTGGGTA
It contains:
- the umuD gene encoding translesion error-prone DNA polymerase V autoproteolytic subunit yields the protein MQTQLLGQLDPATHFPLPLFLESVQAGFPSPAQDYIEKTLDLNELCIRHPSATFLVRASGLSMIGVGIYPGDILVVDRSITAEHGHIVIACLNGEMTVKELCTKPTYRLIPHNPKYQLIEITDGLELDIFGVVTNVIKNMLNRHV
- the umuC gene encoding translesion error-prone DNA polymerase V subunit UmuC, encoding MSKTFALVDCNNFYASCEKLFRPDLKNTPIVVLSNNDGCVVARSREAKEIGIKMGVPLFQIQDQLTYYGVQVFSSNYALYADISNRVMSVLEMLAPRVEVYSIDESFLDLTGVSNAMSLVDFGKQVRQTVVQWTGITVCVGIAPTKTLAKLANHAAKIYPATGGVVDLTSRDRQRKLLSITPIEEVWGVGRKLTKQLQMMGIKTALQLANANPKLIRKQFSVVLERTIHELNGESCLELDDVSPTKKQIVCSRSFGQRIKQFQHIREAICNYAVRAAEKLRLEKQYAQSVTVFLRTNPFSKTEPYYSNSATARMPIPTDDSRDIILYAIRMLRGIWKPGYRYMKAGIMLADFFEPGIYQMSLFDEISSRTDSKELMTVIDKINHSGKGNIWFAGQGVKQEWAMKRGNLSPAYTTRWDDLPVVI